A genomic stretch from Lathyrus oleraceus cultivar Zhongwan6 chromosome 2, CAAS_Psat_ZW6_1.0, whole genome shotgun sequence includes:
- the LOC127118020 gene encoding vacuolar protein sorting-associated protein 29 codes for MVLVLALGDMHIPHRAPDIPAKFKSMLVPGKIQHIICTGNLCIKEVHDYLKTLCPDLHITRGEYDEDSRYPETKTLTIGQFKLGLCHGHQVIPWGDLDSLAMLQRQLDVDILVTGHTHQFTAYKHEGGVVINPGSASGAYSSITYDVNPSFVLMDIDALRVVVYVYELIDGEVKVDKIDFKKTSTSVPAL; via the exons ATGGTGCTGGTATTGGCCCTGGGGGATATGCACATACCCCACAGGGCGCCTGATATTCCTGCAAAGTTCAAGTCCATGCTTGTCCCTGGCAAGATCCAGCACATCATTTGTACCGGAAACTTGTGTATTAAA GAAGTCCATGACTACCTAAAGACTCTATGCCCCGACTTGCATATAACTCGCGGTGAGTATGATGAAGATTCAAGATATCCAGAGACCAAGACACTAACCATTGGCCAGTTTAAGTTGGGACTATGCCATGGTCATCAG GTTATTCCATGGGGAGACCTAGACTCACTGGCCATGTTACAGAGACAGCTTGATGTAGACATCCTTGTCACGGGTCACACCCATCAGTTTACCGCTTACAAACACGAGGGTGGTGTGGTTATAAATCCAGGTTCTGCATCAGGTGCCTACAGCAGCATCACCTATGATGTGAACCCAAGTTTTGTGCTAATGGACATCGACGCTCTGCGTGTCGTGGTCTATGTATATGAACTTATTGATGGAGAGGTTAAGGTTGACAAGATTGATTTTAAGAAAACATCCACAAGCGTCCCTGCTCTTTAA